A window of Globicephala melas chromosome 2, mGloMel1.2, whole genome shotgun sequence genomic DNA:
GCATTTGGCCTTACTGGGATTGTGGGAAGTCAGTTGTTTAGTTAAAAGTGGCACAGAAGAAGGAGGCAAGTATAGGTGTAGATTCAGTTATAAACTGATTTTGTGACCACACACAGATTTCACTTCAGTCGGTTCTTTTATTCAGGATATACGTTGTTGATGACAGCGTGAGCTATAAAAGGAACGGAAGTGCAATTACAAGACATACAAGTTTGCACGTAACCAGTCAGAGCTTTATGTAAGAGATGAGTCATTTTCAGAGTTGTTTCATCTCTAGCCAAGCAAAGGTGACAAAATTGCAAActttttttggtttatatttgtttcctttttaacattCAGATGGAGCAAAATTGTAATATGTGTTGGTAGTACATTAACATAGACTTGTCTCAGTGGTGGGACCTTGGTCAGGTCTCTAAGCTACTCTGAGTCTCTTTCCTTATCAACAAATAGAGGTTATGGTCTACTTGTCTGTCTCACACAACTGAGTTTATGATGAAGAGGCTTTTAAAATGAGAGTGCATGGGCTTTCCTAGTGGCGCcacggttaagaatccgcctgccagtgcaggggacacaggttcaagccctggtccgggaagatcccacatgccacagagcaactaggcccgtgcaccacaactactgagcctgcgctctagagcccgtgagccacaactgttgagcccgcatgccacaactactgaaacccgtgctcctagagcccatgccgaacaacaagagaagccaccgcaatgagaagcccatgcacaatgagaagcccgtgcaccacaacgaagagtagcccccactcgccgcaactagagaaaagcccacacgcagcaacaaagagccaaagcagccaaaaataaataaataattgttttttaatgtttaaaaataaaaaaataaaaataaaatgagagtgCATCATGCTAAAGCAAGATGGTATTTTATGTTGTTATTTATGATGTTATTAGGGAAATATAGTATCTTGTGGTTTTTCCTGTTCTTATCATTATCcttatcatcgtcatcatcatgtTATTGAAACATGGAATACCTGGGAACCATACTCTTGCACTATTCATTGTAGAGCAAACTGGGGAAGGCAGTAGTTTTATCTGAGACCTTATCCACAGTGGTTTATTAGTAATGCCCAAGGTAGATCCATTTATAAGACAGTCTCCCCTGTGAGTGAGTCATCTTGCCACAGACTCCAGTTAGATACCTTTATAGTTGCATGTTTCTTCAAGATTTTATTTCTGCTCCTATAACCTCCTTCAAATTCATTGTTTTAGCAAGTATTCATCACAAATGTGAAGTTTTTCATTGAAGTCTTAATACTCTTCTTACATATCATTGTATTTGGTAACTGTATTACACTGTGTTGCATTTATTATAGTATTTACTTGTCTGATCCTATCGAATCTGGTCTAAAAACTTGTCTAACATAcgaactgtctttttttttctttttagcattacATGTATTAAATGCCTTAATACTAATGAATATATGAATTGCTATTTATATTCTAGACTTGTTACatctgatatttttgttttccgCCTTTTTAACAGGTCCAACGGACCAGGCAACTGGTAACTTCACCAAGTCCAATGAGTTCTTCTGACGGCAAAGTTCTTCCCCTCAATGTACAGGTGGTCACTCAGCACATGCAGTCTGTGAAGCAGGCACCAAAGACTCCTCAGCACGTCCCAGCCAGTCCTGGGGGGGATCGCTCTGCCCGGCACCGCTACCCTCAGATCTTACCCAAACCAGCCAACACCAGTGCCCTCACCATCCGCTCTCCAACTACTGTCCTCTTTACTAGTAGTCCCATCAAAACCGCTGTTGTACCCACGTCACACGTGAGTTCTCTAAATGTGGTGAAAATGACAGCAATATCCCTCACACCCAGCAACAGTAGTGCCCCTCTGAAACATTCTGCCTCAGTAAACAGTGCTGCAGCAACAACGGAAGAATCAAGGACCATTCCACAGATCAAGAATGGTTCTGTTGTTTCACTTCAGTCTCCTGGATCCAGAACCAGCAGCACCGGGGGACCATCTGCTGTGGAAGTCAAAATGGAACCTGAGATGTCATCAGATGAGCATCCTCTACAGTGCCAAGAGAACTCTGATGGGGCTGACGTGCCCAAAACAACACCTAGTGCCCTCTCAGGGCAGAAAAGTAATACAGAGGGAGTAGTGCAAAAACCTTCAAATGAAGGTgttaatgaaataaaagcaactaAGGTCTGTGACCAGAGGACCAAATGTAAAAATCGCTGTAATGAAATTCTGCCAGGCACTTCAACAGGCAATAATCAAAGCACTATCACTCTCTCAGTTGCCACTCAGAACTTAACTTTCACCAGCACCAGCTCACCATCTAATGGTGACTCAATAAATAAAGACCCTAAATTATGCACTAAAAGTCCAAGAAAGCGGCTGTCTTCTGCATTGCAAGAGTCCCAGGTGCCTCCTGTAAAGAAACCAATTGTGGAACAGCTTTCTGCAGTTATCTCAGAAGGTCAGAAACCAGGCAGTGTTAAGAAGGACCAAAAGGTTCCACATTCAGGGAAAACGGAAAGTTCAGCAGCAGGTTCTCAGATTCCTAGCAAGGTATCAACAAATGTTAACTCACACGTAGTGGCAAGTCATCCTCAGCAAGTGAATTCCTCTGCTCTTGTTACCAGTGATTTAGCTTCAGAACAGCAAACCACACCATCATCATCTCCAGATATAAAAGTAAAGCTTGAAGGCAGTGTCTTTCTCTTGGACAGTGATTCAAAATCGCATGGCAGCTTTAATCCAAATGAATGGCAACAGGTCACTAAGGATTCTGAGTTTCTATCTGCCGGCTGTGAACAACAGCAAGATATCAGTGTCATGACAGTTCCTGAGCACTCTGATATCAATGACTTAGAGAAGTCTGTTTGGGAATTAGAAGGAATGCCACAGGACACGTATTCCCAGCAACTACACAGCCAGATACAAGAATCTTCTTTGAGTCAAATGCAAGCACAGTCTTCAGATCAGTTACCTCTACAGTCCGAACTGAAGGAGTTCGAGCCTTCTGTTTCCCAAGCAAATGAAAGCTACTTTCCTTTCGATGAGGAGCTTACACAGGACAGTATTGTAGAGGAGCTGGTACTCATGGAGCAGCAGATGTCAATGAACAATTCCCATGCTTACGGTAACTGTTTGGGAATGACCCTTCAGAGTCAGTCTGTGACTCCAGGCGCTCCAGCGTCATCTCACGCCCCCAGCACCCACTTCTATCACCCCATCCGTAGCAATGGCACTccgatccccacccccaccccgacccccaccccgaccccgacccccacccccacccccacccctacatCTGAAGTGGTTGCTGGGTCTCAGAGCCTGTCACGGGAGAGCCCTTGCTCCAGGTTGGCCCAGACCACGCCCGTGGATAGTGCTTTAGGAAGTAGCCGACATACACCCATCGGTACTCCCCATTCTAACTGCAGCAGCAGTGTCCCTCCCAGCCCCGTGGAATGCAGGAATCCATTTGCATTTACCCCAATAAGCTCCAGTATGGCATATCATGACGCCAGCATTGTCTCAAGTAGTCCTGTGAAACCGATGCAGAGACCCATGGCCACACACCCCGACAAAACCAAGCTTGAATGGATGAATAATGGGTATAGTGGGGTTGGTAATTCATCCGTTTCTGGCCATGGCATTCTCCCAAGCTATCAGGAACTAGTGGAAGACCGTTTCAGGAAACCTCATGCTTTTGCTGTGCCTGGACAGTCCTACCAGTCTCAATCCAGACATCATGACACTCATTTTGGTCGTCTGACTCCTGTCTCTCCTGTGCAGCATCAAGGTGCCACTGTAAGTAACACCAACAAACAGGAGGGCTTTGCGGTCCCTGCCCCTCTTGATAATAAAGGAACTAACTCTTCGGCCAGCAGCAACTTCCGGTGCCGAAGCGTGAGCCCTGCTGTTCATCGCCAACGTAATCTTAGTGGAAGCACCCTCTACCCAGTATCTAATATCCCCCGATCTAATGTGACCCCCTTTGGAAGTCCAGTAACCCCTGAAGTTCATATTTTCACAAACGTTCACACGGATGCATGTGCCAACAACATAGCTCAAAGAAGTCAGTCGGTTCCATTGACAGTCATGATGCAAACAGCCTTCCCAAATGCTCTTcagaagcaaacaaacagtaaaaaaataaCCAATGTTTTGTTGAGTAAACTTGATTCTGACAATGATGATGCAGTGAGAGGTTTGGGCATGAACAACCTGCCCTCCAATTATACAGCCCGGATGAATCTCACTCAGATTTTGGAAACTTCCACTGTCTTTCCTAGTGCCAATCCGCAGAATATGATCGATTCCAGCACTTCTATTTATGAATTCCAAGCACCATCTTACCTCACCAAAAGTAATAGCACCGATCAGATCAGTTTTTCTCCTGGCGATAATCAAGCACAATCAGAAATTGCAGAGCAACAATTAGATTTCAGTAGCACTGTTAAAGACCTGTTGAGTGGAGACAGCTTGCAAACCAACCAGCAGCTGGTAGGTCAGGTAGCATCTGATCTCACTAATCCTGCATCTGATTTTTCTAGCGACATCAGGTTGTCTTCTGAGCTCTCAGGCAGCATCAATGATTTGAACGCTTTAGATCCAAATCTACTGTTTGATCCAGGTCGTCAGCAGGGACAAGATGATGAAGCTacactggaagaattaaagaatgacCCATTATTTCAACAAATTTGCAGTGAATCCATGAGCTCTATGACTTCATCAGGTTTTGAATGGATAGAAAGCAAGGACCACCCTACTGTTGAAATGTTGggttaaattgtattttataatatgtagCACACTGTATCGAAAGACATATGTATTGTATTTGTCTTAATGGAAGTGCCTCCCGCAGCAGAAACACTTACTATTAATTGTGACATTTTAAGAGTTTGCTGCAGAAGCGGTTTCTTCTTCAGTAGGAAATGGTTAGACTCGCCTCAGCTCTTAACAAGTTTCTGAAGAGAGTAGGctgtagaaaaacaaatattaggtTTTCAATTTTATAATGTTCCCCATTTAATCACATTGTTTGCTAGTAAGCAAAAGAATAACCAGCTTTTACGAGAGCAGTCTAGATCTTTATTTTgtataagtttattttaattcattgGTTGATCTGCACAGATTTTAGAGGAAACCATTGATTTTAGGTATaggatattttttgttgttggcatTATCATTTAGATATGAAATCATAGTTAAGGTGAACTGTAGACAAGAAGGTCTTCCTTGAAACAGGGATAATATTCaggttattataaatatttaggcTTGAAGCATAGAGCTACtgtagaatgaaaacaaaatctctgTAGGACTTTCTGGGACTTCAGTACCATTTGCACCTGCAACGAAGGGCTTAAATAGGAGAAGATAatggaaaattaaatattaatgtaaGGAAAGCAAAAGCTGcgctaaaatatttaaaaggaaaaaactagtAGCCATTTATATTTGTGACCTTGCATtagtcttcttttaaaatgttgattttaaCATGGAGCTTACACAGAGACATGcccgcacgtgcacacacacacaaacaaaacaagtACGTAATTCCAAACATTGTAatttaatagaataaataaaagcatgttagaagaatattttatgttttattatttggtAGTTGAGATAGGGGAATTTAGAAGGAAACTAAAAGCATTTTCTTAGTTTCATCACAGTATGTCTGCATGCAcatattaaaattctatttaagatttattttgaagGGTTTTAATTATAAGTCCTCGATTTAGTGACTGACTCCTTCACTGCTCCTgaatatagaaatgcaatttgaTCATGGGAATCCCTTTGAAAGACAAATAAGCAGGAGAGAAcataaaaaactaaacagaaaacaTTTCACCACCTGAGGTCTGAAGTCACAAATCTTTGTATCTCTGATAAAACAAAGGGGATATCAATAGTACTTGAAGAAGAGGAGCATTTTATAACAtgcttaatgtttatttattgtgATAACCACAATTGCAAAAGAAGCACtcaggatttgttttaaaatgtttctctctGCGGCTCCCATTTTGTTTTGTGAATAATTATTTATGAATTTCATGCTGACACAAATCTTCTCATTAGTTGACAGCTCCATTTAAGTGAGCTTCAAGATCAGTTTCAAATAGACTTAAAAATTGCCGTTAAGTTTTTAAAGCTAACATTAAACCATTTCTATGCTACCTTGAGCCTAGCTAAGCTTTCCTTTACCTTAATTAGTAAGCCAATCAGAAGACTACAATCCATGAATATTTAACAAATGTGATGAAGGGTTTAATTTAATAAGATTTCATTGTTCAATAAATTTGCAAAGTAGGGTATTaacattttgataaataaatggtgctaggtTTGGCTCAGAGGTTTATATATTGATATGTCCTAGTTATTggcatttgtgtgtgtttgctgttATCTTGATTTAATGATCTGTTAGACTTTCTTTCTTGATGCTAGTTATTTCTTCACTGTACATTGAGACACAGCACTACTGCACACCAAAGTATGCAATACCCAAAGGAAACTGTGTGATTTCTTTTAACAAATGATGGGAGCCTTTCTACATGAGATACTCTGAAAAGGAGATTTTGAGGCCATTCTAATCCCTTGTTTACATTATTAACTTCCTACTAAtacaaaaataatggaaatcttttttgataaaaatataaagactgGAGGATTTTTAACCCCTTGTACAGTATTGCAGCAAACACTTTAAATTTGGTTGAATTCGTCCAGCAAACTTTCTGGGGTTCATATATTGCACTAAATTTGTTGAACCTGTGGTAGGCACATCTCTTAGGATAAATGCAACCAATACAGTCCAcagattaaactttttaaatgtgtttcattATGAAAAGACAAAATGTCATCAAAGTGACAGATAAAATTGTCTTATGTAGCAATGTGCATTAATCTCAATgagatatttctatttcttattctctTACATGAGAATATTACAGCAGGAAAAGTTAAGTTTAGTTTGCTTCACCATGTTAATACATGATCACAAAATGTGCATGAGTGTTATTGACTTATCTTGTACAGTACTAGGTATTCCtgtaaccactttttttttttttcttggctgtacTGAAACTGGTTCATTGTTAACCAGACAAGCATAGTTATTCACaagttatttgcttttttatgttTACTAATTCTGCTTAGTTATTGTTGAATATGTTCTTTTCTcagattattttcattgttttgatgttttaaacattttgcatACTGTTTATCATGATAAGACTTCATGAAGTAAATAATTTTGCATATAATTGCAATAAGCACTGACTTTTGAACTGAAAAGAAGGAAAGTGTTTTTTTGTGCAGTGCATCAGAGGTTCATATAACAGTCTTGTACTATAATGTGTTTTACTACACCATAAATGACAAAAACAAGCCCTGTTTCATGTTTTCATTTAGTGCAAAAATTCAAGATTTCCCCAGTGTTTTGTTGTCTGTTGTACCTGCTGAAACTACAGTAGTTGAATATTGCAGTAGCatttcagttctctttttttattgaaagtgctcaaaaattgttttttaaatgttttcaaaaacaattaaaaacattttatattaaactGACTGGATCTTAAGGTGATTTATGGGATCCGTTTTATGTAGACAGCATGCCATTTTGTAAACAGACCTGAAACATTTCTTCCTTTGATCTCATGAAAgttgagaaaatgggaaaaaatcagCATCAGGAGGAACAGTGCTGCTAATCTATTCTCTGCTATTAATCCGGAGGGCTACACAGATCTTATTTTGTTCATCAGAACTCTGCTACTAACTTAGAGTTTATTACCAATGAATGATACATGGCATAGAGCTTTAtgttgtccaaaaaaaaaaaaaaaaaaaaggtctttccTTTCGTTCACTGACATATACTGTTTGCTTTCAAATGTTAGTCTGTGTAGTACCTAGATATGGGTATTTGGGGAACTTTGAATAGAAAagtaacagaaaattttaaagcacagcTATGTCCAAAAGCATTATAGGCATTTTGGTGAAGAACAGGCAAGCAGAACAGGAACCAATGGATATAATGAACCAATAAGAAATTCTGGAGGAAGAAGTGTTATGTAGTATCTGAGGtgcttttggctgcaagtaagAGAAAACCTAACACTGACTTCAGCCATAACGACATTTATTTTTAGCTTAATAAGAATTTTGGCGATAGGAGGTGCTCAGGTTCATTCAGTGACTCAGtgtttttttctgtgttccaTCAGCTTCAGCGTTGCTGTTCTGTGTCTAttgcctcatggtcacaagatgacTACCACAGCTCCAAATATGGTATCTTCATACATCCCAAACAAGGTGGTAAGGGCAGCTCTCAGCCTTTTatcagagagaaaaatatctttcCCATACTCTCCCATTActccctcccactccaccccctaCTTAATCTTGTTAGAAAAAAGAAGGTCAAGGCCCACCATAAAACTAACTAGTTTAGATTCTTGATTCATCTTTTATAGCTAGGGGAGGGGCCCATTTCCAGGAGCATGTGATCATCCACCGAAAATGAGTTCCATAACCTAGAGAAGATACCAGGGACTTAAGATATTGTGCCCACCTTTGAGAGAGGCTCATAGTCTTGTGAAGAACTGATTGCATGTTCTTTGATAAGTGCGAATTAGAAGTATATATGGCATGCTATCTAGAAGAAAAAAGGTGAGCGTTCACACTCTGAGGATCCATGAACTGGGCAAAAGAGGTCGTTAGTAAGGACTACATTTAGAAGTAGCCTGTAAACTAGTGTAAACTGTTAACTTGTGTCTTGCCTCCCTCTCTTGAGTTGAAAATCAGATATTATGGAATATCATAAGTGTAAATTGCCTCAGTACCTATTACTGTCATAGAAGACCGAGATTTTGATTCTGTTGAGTCTGTAGagatttattttgatatatattgctatcaatgaatttttaaataattagaattACAAATTTGTGAATGGGATCATTTATCAATAGCACATGatctggagtttttaaaaaatatgtatatgactAGTCCTGGAGCTATAAGTttagaaggggaaaaacaaaaaggcaacaacTTTCAAGATAGGTTTTATTTCTAAGAACTACTTAATTttagagagaagggaaaatagtTTTATAAGTGAAATGTATCATGAGAATGGTATTACTACcatatatagaatatttcctTGCACTAAACCTTGTATTAAATACTTCACATATATTCTGATTTTCTCATTGTAACAATTACGAAAGAATATCATTTTTCAAGTGAGAAAATTTTAGCTCAGATATTAACTGGTAGGAGTAACAGCTAATAATAGGAAGAGCTGCAATTAACTTGGTTCCAAAGCCAAGTTCTCAACTATTATGCTGTACTTGAAGATACTTGTTCAAATTACCTACAGTAGTAGTTTGATTTGGTGGCTTCTTTGAAATTTTCATTCtggcttaaaatttaaaattaaatttgattttcgtgggaattttgtttctgtttaaccTCTGATCCTTATATTTCTTATACTTCCTTtgcatttttgttgcttttggatTTTGCCTGTATTTTGTAAGTTTCCTCTAAATTATTTGCgttcctttccccttctccccccGCTTGGAAATACATGCCCTAATGTATTGGAAATCAAGGGAGAAGTaagatttaaatagaaaattttgttttacGCACAGATTTTCAAGCACGTCTTACAGGTATACCTAATCATATCTATTTTAAAACCACCTCTTAAATTTCATCAGGAAATAAAAACTAGGCAAAAAATgttttgttgaacaaatgatAAAGTGCCTAAAATATGTCAGTGTCTGTGCCAGGAGTAGGAGAAGACATctgccatttttaaattttacaatatgATGAGGAAGATGCACAATGAACAGGATTGCAGGATGCAATGATGTCACTGTAGCAGAGACTGCTGTTTGCCACTAACACATTCTCCTAGCCATCTGCACAAAAGACATTTACCAGCTTCCCTTGTAGCTAAGTGGAGCTGCTTACCAAGTACTCAGCCAAAAAGAATCAAAAGGTTTGTGTGTTTCTTCGAAGTGTTCCTGCACTCCTTCCTCTCAGCTGGCTAGAATGTAGATATGATGACTAGAACTCCAGTAGCTCCCTTGGACTTTGCGGTAAGGCCACAGAGGATGATGGAGTAACAAGATAGAAAGAGCCCGAAGCCCTGATGACTGTGAGGGAAGCTGCCCTACTAGTCCTGACTGTTGCCTCTGGATGTGTTTTATGTGAGGCAGAAGTTTCTTTCTGGTTCAAGTCATTCTGAGTTTTCTGTTACTCAACGCAAATGCAAATTCTAACCAATGTAGCCACTAGGAGGTTTTAAGCAGGAGTGGGGAATGTTAGATTAGCATGGGGATCACTAAACCATCGTGGGTTCCCCTGCAGAATGACAAACTTGCATCTCCTTTTCGTTGAAATTGGTAAATCAGGAGAGATTCTTGGAAAGAATACCCTGATTTTAGCACAGATTTGAATAGTGTTTCATGACTGCCcaatataaagaataaattcaGGTGGATTCTAAGCTACTtaaccaacaaaagaaaattgattGAATCAAAAGGAAATACGGCTTTCCGGTCATTGGTGTCAGACCTAggtttaaatctcagctctgccaattATAACCATCACCCTACCAAGTTATATGAGTACTAGTAATGATAACCATCTGGAGAGCATTTCCTAGTGGTGTGCCACGTGGTTCTGGCCTGTTCGTTATTTTTGCCAACATCTTGAATGAAGACAAAAGTTTTACTATGGCAAGTACCGTGGAACAGCTTGCTCAATTTCTGTTCCAGCCTCTTCCTCTTATGCAGACCCTGGGAAGCCCAAAACTACATTTTCTAGACTTCCTCACAGCTTGGGTTCTGGATATGAATTGCATGCTGTCTATTCGATGCATTCTTGCAAGATCTGGAGgatgaaaatgaaacagaagctATCCTCCTACCCATTTTTGGTGATTTTCTTGAAAGCAAGCTCA
This region includes:
- the RFX7 gene encoding DNA-binding protein RFX7, which gives rise to MAEEQQQPPPQQPDAHQQPPPSAPNSGVALPALVPGLPGTEASALQHRIKNSICKTIQSKVDCILQEVEKFTDLEKLYLYLQLPSGLSNGEKSDQNAMSSSRAQQMHAFSWIRNTLEEHPETSLPKQEVYDEYKSYCDNLGYHPLSAADFGKIMKNVFPNMKARRLGTRGKSKYCYSGLRKKAFVHMPTLPNLDFHKTGDGLEGAEPSGQLQNIDEEVITSACRLVCEWAQKVLSQPFDTVLELARFLVKSHYIGTKSMAALTVMAAAPPGIKGITQPSAFIPTAESNSFQPQVKTLPSPIDAKQQLQRKIQKKQQEQKLQSPLPGESSAKKSEGATTNGVTSLSNGNPAILSPQPIGIVVAAVPSPIPVQRTRQLVTSPSPMSSSDGKVLPLNVQVVTQHMQSVKQAPKTPQHVPASPGGDRSARHRYPQILPKPANTSALTIRSPTTVLFTSSPIKTAVVPTSHVSSLNVVKMTAISLTPSNSSAPLKHSASVNSAAATTEESRTIPQIKNGSVVSLQSPGSRTSSTGGPSAVEVKMEPEMSSDEHPLQCQENSDGADVPKTTPSALSGQKSNTEGVVQKPSNEGVNEIKATKVCDQRTKCKNRCNEILPGTSTGNNQSTITLSVATQNLTFTSTSSPSNGDSINKDPKLCTKSPRKRLSSALQESQVPPVKKPIVEQLSAVISEGQKPGSVKKDQKVPHSGKTESSAAGSQIPSKVSTNVNSHVVASHPQQVNSSALVTSDLASEQQTTPSSSPDIKVKLEGSVFLLDSDSKSHGSFNPNEWQQVTKDSEFLSAGCEQQQDISVMTVPEHSDINDLEKSVWELEGMPQDTYSQQLHSQIQESSLSQMQAQSSDQLPLQSELKEFEPSVSQANESYFPFDEELTQDSIVEELVLMEQQMSMNNSHAYGNCLGMTLQSQSVTPGAPASSHAPSTHFYHPIRSNGTPIPTPTPTPTPTPTPTPTPTPTSEVVAGSQSLSRESPCSRLAQTTPVDSALGSSRHTPIGTPHSNCSSSVPPSPVECRNPFAFTPISSSMAYHDASIVSSSPVKPMQRPMATHPDKTKLEWMNNGYSGVGNSSVSGHGILPSYQELVEDRFRKPHAFAVPGQSYQSQSRHHDTHFGRLTPVSPVQHQGATVSNTNKQEGFAVPAPLDNKGTNSSASSNFRCRSVSPAVHRQRNLSGSTLYPVSNIPRSNVTPFGSPVTPEVHIFTNVHTDACANNIAQRSQSVPLTVMMQTAFPNALQKQTNSKKITNVLLSKLDSDNDDAVRGLGMNNLPSNYTARMNLTQILETSTVFPSANPQNMIDSSTSIYEFQAPSYLTKSNSTDQISFSPGDNQAQSEIAEQQLDFSSTVKDLLSGDSLQTNQQLVGQVASDLTNPASDFSSDIRLSSELSGSINDLNALDPNLLFDPGRQQGQDDEATLEELKNDPLFQQICSESMSSMTSSGFEWIESKDHPTVEMLG